One window of Vibrio sinaloensis genomic DNA carries:
- the dpdA gene encoding tRNA-guanine transglycosylase DpdA, translating into MKYYFPDSQDFVDPNFDFVSEKRELMHVRQRDDVYAHEILRRPYDGLLISKAIVEGVPGQPNKTRYSEGQRYRLFREGAHRFFRLGKNFEVMGDSGAFSYMKEAKPPYPVDELIEFYVKTKVDRGISLDHIVFGYRDERSREQDSLPKDKESRVAITLENAEEFYNHSKGNGFIPYGVAQGWNLESYVQSAVSLQKMGYKHITLGGIITLDSHQILRLLSEIKDHSRNGIQLHLLGIGRLEFLKDFRSLNVSSIDTTTPLKQAFLDNRKNFRFGDKTYSAIRIPQSGENQSVKRNIAAGRLDQQLVKSMEVNALNALRGYDQGIVDLQTALESVLSYEDVLSNRRDKLHSVYTRTLEEKPWKRCRCAICRDLGIEVIIYRGSERNKRRGFHNLYDFYKGVSQLDA; encoded by the coding sequence ATGAAATACTACTTTCCTGATAGTCAGGATTTTGTTGACCCAAACTTTGACTTTGTTTCCGAGAAGCGTGAATTGATGCACGTTAGACAAAGAGATGACGTTTACGCCCATGAAATCCTTAGGCGCCCTTATGATGGTTTACTAATTTCTAAAGCTATCGTGGAAGGGGTACCAGGTCAGCCAAATAAAACTCGCTATTCAGAAGGTCAGAGATACAGACTGTTTCGTGAAGGTGCTCATCGTTTTTTTCGCCTCGGCAAAAATTTTGAGGTCATGGGAGACAGCGGTGCGTTTTCATACATGAAAGAGGCAAAACCACCTTATCCGGTAGATGAGCTGATCGAGTTTTATGTGAAAACAAAGGTTGACCGAGGGATATCGTTAGATCACATCGTTTTTGGCTATCGTGATGAGCGAAGCAGAGAGCAAGATTCACTGCCTAAAGACAAAGAGTCGCGAGTTGCTATCACTCTAGAAAACGCAGAAGAATTTTATAATCATTCTAAAGGAAACGGATTTATTCCTTATGGAGTCGCACAGGGCTGGAATCTAGAGAGTTACGTCCAATCTGCGGTGAGTTTGCAGAAGATGGGTTATAAGCACATCACTCTTGGAGGGATAATTACGCTTGATTCACATCAGATCCTGCGTCTTTTAAGCGAAATTAAAGATCATTCTAGAAATGGGATTCAGCTTCATTTATTAGGTATCGGAAGGCTTGAGTTTTTGAAGGACTTTCGCTCATTGAATGTAAGCAGTATTGATACGACAACGCCACTCAAGCAAGCCTTTCTAGATAACAGAAAGAATTTTCGTTTTGGAGATAAAACCTATAGTGCGATTCGTATACCTCAATCTGGGGAAAATCAGTCGGTTAAACGCAATATTGCAGCAGGTCGACTGGACCAGCAATTGGTCAAAAGTATGGAAGTCAACGCCCTCAATGCACTGCGTGGTTATGACCAAGGTATAGTAGATTTGCAGACCGCACTGGAATCGGTTTTGAGTTATGAAGATGTACTGAGCAACAGAAGGGACAAGTTGCATTCGGTATACACACGAACGTTGGAAGAGAAACCATGGAAACGCTGTCGTTGCGCTATATGTCGTGACTTGGGTATCGAAGTAATTATTTATAGAGGATCCGAACGCAATAAACGCAGAGGTTTTCATAACTTGTATGACTTCTACAAAGGAGTGAGCCAACTTGATGCTTAA
- the dpdA gene encoding tRNA-guanine transglycosylase DpdA, which produces MTKFRFFFPDNKDFVDPQFDGRDNSRTKYHRQYDDDNYPHEILKELPYDGMLVSLAGVGTMQKRGKYYEQELTEDFYFYGAREFLRLNKPKFADVKLMGDCGAFDYHNEFEPPFTVDELIEFYDRGGFDYGISLDHIVFPYARDDVAKESLSHEEIEECERRIAITLRNAKEFYTKAKNYRFEAYGVAHGYDKGSFIRSVKELQEIGYRKITIGGMIKSKTDELLELLECLSEVREPDTEFHLLGICRFENIPAYVKAGVTSADSTSPLMQGLKGGKYYTLGENEQKFQESLVVRVRQCDHDNVQKHIDKHRDELRAHITTLNENDEFDIDLSNTALSVNECIKKLELDCLEKLQNFDETGLDLEATVKALIAYEKVTNESYLPSNYTPTKAGPLKRNEEKYRAFLDQRAWRSCRCGICEGGLMNILFRSNQSNRRRGIHNLAIVTQHKNRIIKSLQSQSK; this is translated from the coding sequence GTGACTAAGTTCCGTTTTTTTTTCCCAGACAATAAAGATTTTGTCGACCCTCAATTCGATGGTCGAGACAACAGCCGTACCAAGTATCATCGCCAGTACGATGACGACAACTACCCGCATGAAATTCTTAAAGAACTGCCTTATGACGGGATGCTAGTTTCGTTAGCAGGTGTTGGCACTATGCAAAAACGTGGCAAGTATTATGAGCAAGAACTCACAGAGGACTTCTACTTTTACGGAGCCAGGGAGTTTTTGCGATTAAACAAACCTAAGTTCGCCGACGTCAAGTTGATGGGAGATTGTGGTGCTTTTGACTATCACAACGAGTTTGAACCACCCTTCACGGTAGACGAGCTTATCGAATTTTACGATCGAGGCGGCTTTGATTACGGTATCTCTCTCGACCACATCGTATTCCCCTATGCGAGAGACGACGTAGCTAAAGAGTCCCTATCACATGAAGAGATCGAAGAGTGTGAACGCCGCATAGCGATCACGTTACGAAACGCAAAAGAGTTCTACACCAAAGCTAAAAACTATCGTTTTGAAGCATACGGTGTAGCACACGGCTACGACAAAGGTTCCTTCATACGTTCTGTAAAAGAACTTCAAGAGATCGGTTATCGCAAGATAACCATTGGGGGTATGATTAAGTCCAAAACAGACGAGTTGCTTGAACTCCTCGAGTGTTTAAGTGAAGTCAGAGAGCCAGATACTGAGTTCCACTTGCTAGGCATCTGTCGCTTCGAAAACATTCCTGCTTACGTAAAAGCGGGGGTTACCAGCGCAGATAGCACGTCTCCTTTGATGCAAGGACTAAAAGGCGGAAAGTACTACACTTTAGGCGAAAATGAGCAGAAGTTTCAAGAATCACTAGTAGTGCGCGTACGCCAATGTGACCACGACAATGTGCAGAAGCATATTGACAAGCACCGAGATGAACTTAGAGCCCATATCACGACTCTAAACGAAAACGATGAGTTTGATATCGATCTATCAAACACAGCGTTATCTGTGAATGAGTGTATAAAAAAATTGGAGCTCGACTGCCTCGAGAAACTACAGAACTTTGACGAGACCGGTCTAGACCTTGAAGCCACAGTTAAAGCACTTATTGCCTATGAAAAGGTCACTAACGAGAGTTACCTACCCTCCAATTATACTCCGACGAAAGCAGGTCCTCTTAAACGCAATGAAGAGAAATATAGAGCTTTCTTAGACCAGCGTGCTTGGAGAAGTTGCCGTTGCGGCATCTGTGAAGGCGGTTTGATGAACATCTTGTTCCGCTCCAACCAATCAAATAGACGCAGGGGCATTCACAACTTAGCTATCGTTACGCAACATAAGAATCGCATAATAAAGTCATTACAATCTCAATCGAAGTAA
- a CDS encoding DGQHR domain-containing protein encodes MTETLKIKVIQENVNGVTVYTGWVEGKKVRDVAKIVHITREGEYIQGYQRNELPKHIESITDYVESKNSTILANLVIGFNNTVVFEPIAEGSEFGHLIVPYDPELPSSQLPGAIVDGQQRSGGVKNSHHDTYPLPVSIFISEDENDYIQQFLILNLGKPLTSVQLNALALYDDIYKPPALAEKAFPLSICEELGFKNEKSPLVGLIKSNGNKDGIIAESSITEFVMNVKRQALQTIGVRVYQDLDCEKREEFVQILVNFWKAVTEVFAEDWALKSRDMKRTYITHGTSIIGFSYLCRHMLRTFQTPNKNVGNESILTHKLPSTGFFKKELHLLKDKCNFSKGYWILGVARSHDLEGKANPELEALPYSRRWNDFQNTTSEKQLFATNILRLYEISKGWRNDYPIFIE; translated from the coding sequence ATGACCGAAACACTGAAGATAAAAGTAATACAAGAGAACGTTAACGGTGTAACCGTCTACACAGGTTGGGTTGAAGGTAAGAAAGTTCGAGATGTAGCTAAGATTGTACATATCACTCGTGAAGGTGAGTACATTCAGGGATACCAACGTAACGAACTTCCCAAGCATATAGAATCAATCACAGACTACGTTGAGTCTAAGAACTCAACAATTTTAGCTAACCTTGTGATCGGCTTTAATAATACAGTAGTGTTCGAGCCTATCGCTGAAGGCTCAGAATTTGGCCACCTTATCGTTCCTTACGATCCTGAACTGCCATCAAGCCAACTTCCAGGGGCAATAGTCGATGGCCAGCAAAGATCAGGTGGTGTAAAGAACAGCCACCATGATACATACCCGTTGCCGGTTTCTATCTTTATTTCTGAAGACGAAAACGACTATATACAGCAGTTCCTAATTCTTAACTTAGGCAAACCACTAACTTCAGTGCAGCTTAACGCACTGGCACTATACGACGATATATACAAGCCGCCAGCACTTGCTGAGAAAGCTTTCCCGCTTTCCATTTGCGAGGAGCTAGGGTTCAAAAATGAAAAATCTCCACTGGTTGGGCTTATAAAATCAAATGGTAATAAGGATGGCATAATCGCAGAGTCTTCCATTACAGAGTTTGTAATGAATGTTAAACGTCAGGCATTGCAGACTATTGGGGTTAGAGTATATCAGGACCTAGACTGCGAAAAGAGGGAGGAGTTTGTTCAAATTCTGGTCAATTTCTGGAAAGCTGTGACGGAGGTCTTTGCGGAAGACTGGGCTTTGAAGTCGAGAGATATGAAAAGAACATACATCACTCACGGTACGTCGATCATTGGATTTTCGTATCTTTGTAGACATATGCTAAGAACATTCCAAACACCAAACAAAAATGTTGGTAATGAGTCAATTCTAACACATAAACTACCTTCTACGGGCTTCTTCAAAAAAGAGCTACACCTGTTGAAAGATAAGTGCAACTTCAGCAAAGGGTATTGGATTCTTGGTGTAGCAAGGAGCCACGATTTAGAGGGCAAAGCCAACCCTGAACTCGAAGCTCTCCCTTATTCAAGACGTTGGAATGACTTCCAAAACACTACGTCTGAAAAACAGTTATTTGCTACCAACATCTTGAGGCTATATGAAATTAGTAAAGGTTGGAGAAATGACTACCCCATTTTCATCGAATAA
- a CDS encoding 6-carboxytetrahydropterin synthase, whose product MNLFVKALTVIDASYLCSKRGMVGESWILDIVLTGQLNEMSMVLDFGKVKSQIKCLVDQLVDHRLLVPLHSPMINVSDVAQGYRCVDLIRESKSIHLNCPEESYCFIEAKEITTDTVTGHISKLLMGVLPDNVEGLTITLRSEQIDGAFYHYSHGLKKHDGNCQRIAHGHRSAIELIVNGQRDALREEQFARRWEDIYIASLEDKVCVKQLALSSHASCIDDESHYGFSYVSPQGKFELAIPKSEVEIIESDTTIELLASYIADEVHKSLDSSQSLSVIAYEGVGKGATAHRYPDE is encoded by the coding sequence TTGAATCTATTTGTCAAAGCGCTAACGGTCATCGATGCTTCGTATCTTTGTTCTAAACGAGGTATGGTGGGTGAAAGTTGGATTTTAGATATTGTTCTAACAGGCCAACTCAATGAAATGAGTATGGTACTGGATTTTGGTAAAGTTAAATCACAGATAAAATGCCTCGTTGATCAACTTGTTGACCATCGGTTACTCGTTCCTCTGCATAGTCCAATGATCAACGTAAGTGATGTAGCTCAAGGCTATAGGTGTGTGGATCTGATACGCGAGAGCAAAAGTATCCACTTGAATTGTCCAGAAGAATCATACTGTTTCATCGAAGCAAAAGAGATCACAACTGATACCGTCACTGGCCATATCTCTAAACTGCTGATGGGGGTGTTACCGGATAATGTGGAAGGCTTGACTATCACTTTGCGTTCAGAGCAGATTGATGGAGCATTTTATCACTATTCACATGGCCTCAAAAAACATGATGGGAACTGTCAACGTATTGCTCATGGTCATCGCTCCGCAATTGAGTTAATTGTTAATGGCCAGAGAGATGCCCTGCGCGAGGAGCAATTCGCGAGACGTTGGGAGGACATCTACATAGCTTCTTTGGAAGACAAAGTTTGCGTAAAACAGCTGGCATTAAGTTCTCATGCTAGTTGTATTGACGACGAAAGTCACTATGGATTTAGTTATGTGTCACCACAAGGCAAGTTTGAACTCGCTATCCCAAAGTCCGAAGTCGAAATCATAGAATCCGATACTACGATAGAACTACTAGCAAGCTACATCGCGGATGAGGTACATAAGTCGTTAGATAGTAGTCAATCTCTCAGTGTCATTGCATATGAAGGAGTGGGAAAAGGAGCTACAGCTCACCGTTATCCCGATGAATAA
- the mobH gene encoding MobH family relaxase, whose protein sequence is MLKVITKLFSVFISSNDNNDESKTRAKEYKGNYPEERRGIPILSTDVILSKFDSYIREIRESSGLKFHEFDQYILPVITSVISRVNLLPASEYHHHSGPGGLICHLLDVTKRAAKRAQVSHFSSSTGKFHAGQRCVSYRIAAVILASVNHDIGKIATDMIVSNGEQGDWKRTWCPLSNLPLEEWATENNVDEVFVAWRKNRHNDHKQASVALSMMTIPAETWGWLSHCLEGQDICIELWNAISGLGDDNQVQTIVSQADRSSVKFNLSYQHPSWSLEPIRRAIFQLVQKFTMHLVSIGQWEVNQVDGVLWYIDHELYISWNRAVADLREHLDDIEYSVPKRPVALAKALIEEGFADSNGDEIYFDICPEVLGTPENPVRLKCLKVTDASYVFPEVERIWSIKQHQISKKIDVPKGNNPIFERQVGFSTSDSGTNISPEHKAGEVSKAPNESYMASKKNTQTITTFLVENGFQASPDGIITLSQKDVETAVDLLLTSGIAGITEINAYSKLKSCKKVVFA, encoded by the coding sequence ATGCTAAAAGTAATTACTAAGCTATTCAGTGTGTTTATTAGCTCTAATGACAATAATGATGAATCAAAAACAAGAGCTAAGGAGTATAAAGGAAATTACCCAGAAGAAAGAAGAGGAATTCCAATACTTTCAACAGATGTAATTTTATCGAAGTTTGATAGTTATATAAGAGAGATTCGCGAGTCGAGTGGGTTAAAATTTCATGAGTTTGATCAGTATATATTACCAGTTATAACCAGCGTTATATCACGAGTTAATCTCCTACCAGCATCAGAATATCATCATCATAGTGGTCCTGGCGGGTTAATTTGTCATTTATTAGACGTAACTAAGCGTGCAGCAAAAAGGGCACAGGTCTCGCATTTCTCATCGTCTACTGGGAAATTTCATGCTGGTCAGAGATGCGTTAGTTATAGGATCGCTGCGGTAATATTGGCCAGTGTGAATCATGATATAGGAAAAATTGCTACTGATATGATTGTTTCTAATGGAGAGCAAGGAGATTGGAAAAGAACATGGTGCCCGCTGAGTAACCTGCCTTTGGAAGAGTGGGCTACAGAGAACAATGTTGATGAAGTTTTCGTCGCTTGGAGGAAAAATCGACACAACGATCATAAACAAGCATCTGTAGCTCTCTCGATGATGACCATTCCAGCAGAAACATGGGGTTGGCTTTCTCACTGTCTGGAGGGGCAAGATATTTGTATTGAGCTATGGAATGCGATATCGGGCCTAGGCGATGATAACCAAGTGCAAACTATAGTAAGTCAAGCGGACAGGTCATCGGTTAAGTTCAATCTTTCGTACCAGCACCCGAGTTGGAGTTTAGAACCCATTAGAAGGGCGATCTTTCAACTTGTTCAAAAATTTACTATGCACTTGGTCTCGATCGGACAGTGGGAGGTCAACCAAGTAGATGGTGTATTGTGGTACATCGACCACGAACTTTATATCTCCTGGAATAGGGCGGTAGCTGATTTGAGAGAGCATTTAGATGATATAGAGTACTCTGTTCCCAAGAGACCTGTGGCTTTGGCTAAAGCGTTAATTGAAGAGGGATTTGCAGACTCTAATGGTGATGAAATATATTTCGACATTTGTCCAGAAGTCTTAGGTACTCCTGAGAATCCGGTTAGATTGAAGTGTTTGAAGGTTACTGATGCATCATATGTCTTCCCGGAAGTTGAAAGGATCTGGTCGATAAAGCAGCACCAGATAAGTAAAAAGATTGATGTACCGAAAGGAAACAACCCCATTTTTGAACGCCAGGTTGGCTTTAGCACGAGTGATTCAGGTACCAATATCTCACCCGAGCATAAGGCCGGAGAAGTCAGCAAAGCGCCAAATGAAAGTTACATGGCATCCAAGAAAAATACTCAGACGATTACTACTTTTCTGGTTGAAAATGGCTTTCAAGCATCTCCGGATGGGATTATAACACTCTCTCAGAAAGATGTTGAAACAGCAGTTGATTTACTCCTAACCTCAGGAATTGCTGGTATCACTGAGATCAACGCATACTCGAAACTGAAATCTTGTAAGAAAGTGGTATTTGCGTAA
- the mobI gene encoding conjugative transfer protein MobI(A/C), which produces MKKLAINIGLNMNSLVAIQNELDELYEESKYVYELWMRKVAEREVDRYRRRDRNEKTNYQLSLEFHGSSFRIRWIRIIFVKNNQRITRLAKPIVTPRNNKYCLSKFKHAESWEMELIESIEEVLYPVRVKKAALMKAHQNILKASKLLNVYIEKSTSKQRVQPTSESISKYKSKYV; this is translated from the coding sequence TTGAAAAAACTAGCTATAAATATAGGTTTAAACATGAACTCATTGGTAGCCATACAAAACGAACTCGACGAATTATACGAGGAAAGTAAATACGTTTATGAACTCTGGATGAGAAAGGTCGCAGAGCGTGAAGTGGATAGATATAGGCGTCGGGATCGAAATGAAAAAACAAACTATCAACTTTCGTTGGAATTCCATGGTTCTTCATTTCGTATCAGATGGATTCGCATTATTTTCGTTAAGAACAATCAGAGAATCACTAGGTTAGCTAAACCGATAGTGACACCAAGAAATAATAAGTATTGTCTTTCTAAGTTCAAGCATGCTGAATCTTGGGAAATGGAATTGATAGAAAGTATTGAGGAGGTTCTATATCCGGTTAGGGTTAAAAAAGCTGCCCTAATGAAGGCTCATCAAAATATTTTAAAAGCGAGCAAGTTGCTCAATGTTTATATTGAGAAATCCACATCAAAACAGAGAGTTCAACCAACAAGTGAATCTATTTCCAAATATAAAAGTAAATATGTCTAA
- a CDS encoding helix-turn-helix transcriptional regulator: MTDGKVLRLNELTELLGVSKSTIYKWINEGHFPSGVLLGPNTRGWLKSEVLSWIESAYKNKS, encoded by the coding sequence ATGACAGATGGAAAAGTATTGAGACTGAATGAACTTACAGAACTTCTAGGAGTTAGTAAGTCGACAATTTACAAATGGATAAATGAGGGGCATTTCCCATCTGGTGTGCTTTTGGGACCCAATACTCGAGGTTGGTTAAAATCAGAGGTACTTTCTTGGATAGAGAGCGCATATAAAAATAAATCATAG
- a CDS encoding tyrosine-type recombinase/integrase: MAARATNKLTYQRCKNAKGEEKSYRLSDGGGLYLHVKPNGNKTWEFRYIRTSTGRPSIMGLGSFRLVSLVEARAKALELSKLVHAGVDLQLMKAEEKAARDKENSMTFFVVAEMWRDSKVNRLKPKTIHDNWRKLELYIFPELGSLPICMLTAPMAINTLRRLEKLGRLETVKRTAQLLNEIMNYAVNYGLIQTNPLIGIRDVFQKPIVTHMAALKPEEISELVQRVATANIQTTTRCLIEWQLHTMTRPNEAAGARWDEIDLERMLWVIPASRMKMKQVHEIPLTKQMIAILDAVKPISGHRDFIFPSVRDPKRHTDSETINKALGKMGFKGRTTAHGLRSLASTTLNEQGFDPDVIEAALAHQQRNRIRAAYNRTKYLDKRRELMKWWSDYIENNSYGSYSIIKVN, from the coding sequence ATGGCGGCGAGAGCAACCAATAAATTGACTTATCAAAGATGCAAGAATGCAAAAGGTGAAGAGAAAAGTTACAGGCTTTCAGATGGGGGCGGCTTGTATCTTCATGTTAAACCGAATGGAAACAAAACGTGGGAATTTAGATATATACGAACAAGCACGGGTCGACCTTCAATTATGGGGCTTGGAAGCTTTAGGCTGGTAAGTTTAGTTGAGGCGAGAGCAAAGGCGTTGGAACTGAGCAAATTAGTTCATGCGGGTGTCGATCTGCAACTTATGAAGGCCGAAGAGAAAGCCGCACGTGATAAAGAAAATTCAATGACTTTCTTCGTGGTGGCAGAGATGTGGAGAGATTCAAAAGTAAACAGGCTTAAACCTAAAACAATTCACGACAATTGGCGAAAGCTAGAACTCTATATCTTTCCTGAACTAGGTAGCTTACCGATTTGTATGCTAACAGCACCGATGGCGATCAATACATTACGTCGCCTTGAAAAACTCGGCAGGTTAGAGACGGTAAAACGTACAGCTCAACTGCTGAATGAAATCATGAACTATGCGGTTAACTACGGTTTGATTCAGACAAACCCTCTTATAGGTATTCGTGATGTATTTCAGAAACCAATTGTGACTCATATGGCAGCACTAAAGCCTGAGGAAATATCTGAGTTAGTCCAACGAGTAGCGACTGCGAATATCCAAACTACAACTCGTTGTTTAATTGAATGGCAACTCCACACAATGACTAGACCGAATGAGGCTGCCGGTGCTCGTTGGGATGAAATCGATCTTGAACGCATGCTTTGGGTAATTCCTGCTAGTCGTATGAAGATGAAGCAGGTGCATGAAATCCCTCTAACTAAGCAGATGATTGCAATTTTAGATGCTGTCAAACCCATTAGTGGCCATCGAGATTTTATATTTCCTTCAGTACGCGACCCTAAGCGCCATACAGATTCAGAAACAATCAATAAAGCGTTAGGAAAAATGGGCTTCAAGGGGCGTACAACAGCACATGGATTACGCTCGTTAGCATCAACAACATTAAACGAGCAGGGCTTTGATCCAGATGTAATCGAAGCCGCTTTAGCACATCAGCAACGGAACAGAATTCGAGCTGCTTATAACCGAACTAAGTACTTGGATAAGCGTAGAGAGTTAATGAAGTGGTGGAGTGACTATATTGAGAATAATTCGTATGGATCTTACTCAATAATAAAAGTCAATTAA
- a CDS encoding L-alanine exporter AlaE gives MKSRGPFCIRHAAADTFAMVVFCFVSGMIIEVFVSGMTFEQSLASRTLSIPVNIAIAWPYGVFRDYVLKQGYRVSPSSMMKNLSDLLAYVLFQSPVYAAILFAVGAQPEQIATAVASNAVVSCAMGVLYGYFLDMCRKWFRVPGYYQQA, from the coding sequence ATGAAGTCGCGTGGGCCTTTTTGCATCCGCCATGCCGCCGCAGATACATTTGCGATGGTCGTGTTTTGTTTTGTTTCGGGAATGATTATTGAGGTTTTTGTGTCAGGTATGACATTCGAGCAATCATTGGCCTCAAGGACGTTATCAATACCAGTCAATATTGCGATCGCCTGGCCTTACGGAGTGTTTCGTGACTATGTCCTCAAGCAAGGCTATCGTGTATCGCCATCAAGCATGATGAAGAATCTATCAGACTTGCTGGCGTATGTGCTGTTCCAGTCACCGGTTTATGCGGCGATCTTATTTGCTGTGGGCGCACAACCAGAACAGATTGCAACCGCAGTTGCCTCCAATGCTGTGGTTTCTTGTGCGATGGGCGTACTGTACGGTTATTTCCTCGATATGTGTCGTAAGTGGTTTAGAGTCCCCGGCTACTATCAACAGGCTTAA